Proteins encoded in a region of the Drosophila busckii strain San Diego stock center, stock number 13000-0081.31 chromosome 2L, ASM1175060v1, whole genome shotgun sequence genome:
- the LOC108605109 gene encoding cuticle protein 7 → MAKLCYLLCLALISAVYAVELHAEPDYGPVAYEFHWSVNDPHTGDIKSQKETRKDDKVEGQYTLVDADGYLRTVDYTSDAHNGFNAVVRREPTDIKIPQPAAEPKKLLAAKIIAPIVHYAPKALLKVEHPAEGNYVSVSGPVAQYKY, encoded by the exons ATGGCCAAA TTATGCTACTTGTTGTGCTTGGCGCTAATTAGCGCAGTTTATGCTGTGGAGCTGCATGCGGAGCCTGATTATGGCCCAGTGGCGTACGAGTTCCATTGGAGCGTCAATGATCCGCATACGGGCGACATTAAGAGCCAAAAGGAGACACGCAAGGATGACAAAGTCGAGGGCCAATATACACTCGTCGATGCCGATGGCTATTTGCGCACCGTGGACTACACTTCGGATGCTCACAACGGCTTCAATGCTGTGGTGCGTCGCGAGCCCACAGACATTAAGATACCGCAACCTGCAGCGGAGCCCAAGaagctgctggcagccaagATTATTGCTCCCATCGTGCACTATGCACCCAAGGCTCTGCTCAAGGTTGAGCATCCTGCTGAGGGCAACTATGTTTCCGTTTCGGGACCAGTGGCTCAGTACAAATACTGA
- the LOC108602897 gene encoding uncharacterized protein LOC108602897, which yields MLAMRQAVVVILMLTALEATQQLATTVDDNGQPFSWNESDLRNKVQQGDVTTYEVGTPNYEILNPEDEPEYITQDHPQYKEMLRRLTGSSNGTDVIDVGTPTASASASASASASASNLDKAEQQQPASDKWQYEKLKKRSSAPTTVTAPATAGDKPESQQDEAVEAVPLNEKSANPKIQIYAGARPFQKLIANLS from the coding sequence ATGTTGGCCATGCGACAAGCTGTAGTTGTAATCTTAATGCTAACGGCGCTAGAGGCGACTCAACAGTTGGCCACAACAGTTGACGACAATGGGCAGCCTTTCAGCTGGAACGAAAGCGATTTGCGCAACAAAGTGCAGCAGGGCGATGTGACGACATATGAGGTGGGCACGCCCAACTATGAAATACTCAATCCAGAGGATGAGCCCGAGTACATAACGCAGGATCATCCGCAATACAAGGAAATGCTAAGACGTCTCACTGGCTCCAGCAATGGTACAGATGTCATAGATGTGGGCACGCCcactgccagtgccagtgccagcgccagcgccagtgcgTCTGCCAGCAACTTGGAtaaagctgagcagcagcagccagcaagcgACAAGTGGCAGTATGAGAAGCTTAAGAAGCGCAGCTCTGCACCAACAACCGTAacagctccagctacagctggGGATAAGCCAGAGAGCCAGCAGGATGAAGCCGTGGAAGCTGTGCCCTTGAATGAAAAGAGTGCAAATCCCAAGATACAAATCTATGCAGGCGCTAGACCATTTCAGAAACTAATTGCcaatttaagttaa
- the LOC108600490 gene encoding adhesive plaque matrix protein codes for MIVRNSLLCALLALTLTATSTLAHFPQYCAECEQEIWEQVPCSEISSTTLRPPIPTTASPGPGTDSTTPSSTPLITSTSTSTAAPPTTYVPTTRPYPIYHPTYPSTTPSSYQKCYCECKSGCKDFCRKVSVAHPKQQLTQITSTGEYAPGGQLEYTHTHQRKYYPKYAPAKAYKPYPLAYSESAAAASSPAANNINAPNYTLEELAHLLSSAYGAKKGYPASAPTQESVYYAPKLPVYRPEYKPEYKPEYKPEYKPECLSISPSISPSISRSISPSISPSISPSISPSISEYKPEYKPEYKPEYKPEYKPEYKPEYKPEYKPVIAKVESPSSIKHASAMVSASGAGAIAKAKTPYDDLVATAAPAYDSTTSYPIPPPEPPKSYEPEPVPVPVPEPQTEAYPTQTEAYADKSYEAPPSKPASSSSFDLAIDNYLKDFGYGNQVRDYNHQDY; via the coding sequence ATGATTGTGCGAAACAGTTTGCTATgcgcgctgctggcgctgacgctgacCGCGACGTCGACGCTTGCGCATTTTCCACAGTACTGCGCCGAGTGTGAGCAGGAGATTTGGGAGCAAGTGCCCTGCAGCGAGATCAGCTCCACGACGCTCAGGCCGCCCATCCCGACGACAGCGAGTCCGGGCCCCGGCACAGACAGCACCACGCCCAGCAGCACGCCCCTAATCACCAGCACGAGCACCAGCACCGCTGCTCCACCCACCACCTATGTGCCCACCACGCGTCCCTATCCCATCTATCATCCCACCTATCCCAGCACCACGCCCTCCAGCTATCAGAAATGCTACTGCGAGTGCAAGTCCGGCTGCAAGGACTTTTGCCGCAAAGTCTCGGTGGCACatcccaagcagcagctgacgcagATTACGTCGACGGGCGAGTATGCGCCAGGTGGTCAGCTGGAGTACACGCATACGCATCAGCGCAAATATTATCCCAAGTATGCGCCCGCCAAGGCCTACAAGCCATATCCCTTGGCCTACAGCGAATCGGCGGCAGCTGCCTCCTCCCCAGCGGCCAACAACATCAATGCACCCAACTATACGCTGGAGGAGCTGGCGCATCTGCTGAGCTCCGCTTATGGCGCCAAGAAGGGTTATCCAGCCAGTGCACCCACGCAGGAATCTGTCTACTATGCGCCCAAGCTGCCAGTGTACAGGCCTGAGTACAAGCCCGAGTATAAGCCCGAGTACAAGCCCGAGTATAAGCCCGAGTGCCTGAGTATAAGCCCGAGTATAAGCCCGAGTATAAGCCGGAGTATAAGCCCGAGTATAAGCCCGAGTATAAGCCCGAGTATAAGCCCGAGTATAAGCGAGTATAAGCCCGAGTATAAGCCTGAGTATAAGCCCGAGTATAAGCCGGAGTATAAGCCCGAGTATAAGCCCGAGTATAAGCCAGAGTACAAGCCGGTCATTGCCAAGGTCGAGAGTCCTTCCAGCATCAAACATGCCAGCGCTATGGTGTCCGCTTCCGGAGCAGGAGCCATTGCCAAGGCCAAGACGCCATACGATGATCTGGTGGCCACCGCTGCGCCCGCTTATGACAGCACCACCTCGTATCCCATACCACCACCAGAGCCACCAAAGTCATATGAGCCAgagcctgtgcctgtgcctgtgccagAGCCACAAACCGAAGCGTATCCCACACAAACTGAGGCCTATGCTGACAAGTCCTATGAGGCGCCGCCATCCAAGCCCGCATCTTCATCCTCGTTTGATCTAGCCATTGATAACTATCTCAAGGACTTTGGCTATGGCAATCAAGTCAGAGACTACAACCATCAGGACTACTAA
- the LOC108608111 gene encoding solute carrier organic anion transporter family member 5A1 gives MSTKTRTVPQHASQQYTNPSFEQEDEPEEASSGAMDATAASGSNKATTAGTVTGTMGTTGLGMDVEACGGGGTTSHRKGHRRQESMYQMTGLYSETNSGDDSSIDAAQDNSHVSLGIGVAGGALESKCHSRQPSGAASKCLNAERQEQEDDDEEQYGAGDCGILNCRPYGIQRFARIKIFVLLLSLLVMMQQALSSGYINSVITTIEKRFEIPSSYSGLIASSYEIGNVITVIFVSYLGSRRHIPVWIGIGAVIMGIGSLVFMVPHFTGEPNPGIAIKNLSSDNICRSALVRDQDMDLGRLSSGLSHQPLAPHTLREDNCLEGKASTTGPVLLFVLAQLLLGGGGSPLFTLGTTYVDDHVRTDSSSMYIGCMYSMAAFGPVVGFLLGAYLLSFHMDSLSSTIISITPGDRRWVGMWWGGFLLCGVILLVVAIPFFSFPKVLTHEKKKIRKSSVVQQALPNNTSVAANTDELGKVRKEIVAVTSKEEEASTPPKVDTGYGKDIKDIPQSMLRLVKNPVYIVTCLGACMELMIVSGFVVFLPKYLETQFSLGKSQANIFTGSIAVPGACIGIFIGGCILKRFQLKPKGAVQFVLITNLLCLVCYAMLFFLGCDNLKMAGTTIPYYNKGAGAGLEQPFQVNLTAACNFGCECLTSEVEPVCGNNGLTYFSPCHAGCTAFSSSSNYTDCACVHANISSSIYRGAGGSQAQALSANENFAEVTVVPVATAGPCATPCRTIYPFLILLFFMTFVVASTQMPLLMIVLRSVSEEERSFALGMQFVIFRLFGYIPAPILFGNLIDSTCLLWKSSCGEKGGRCLIYDIEKFRYKYVGLCAVVKLVALAIFMVDWWLVRRRKQLDKTKPLNASDPIIGSIISLDKLFEEKLSGGEPPGAVFVSSGNRELIIPTDILRHSRNDSRTMQLEYGYDKCGQAANTCQLPQTKSKKHFRSASCDVKMIRSFAKDHNVPVAPGVLKKLQTHTRNHSTDLNAAHKTLRDDPTLPIRFIQNQLRPQDCAEEDDDDELTTGCGHFVKKHSRNHSYDQIYMPNNIRFDADFLRHPHHGSAKKNVNLLKNVVSNVDASKLKNSNETEASSGSRTHSRNNSKDLNVPETGLSILRHRRTNSKELNYTTLPAASSSTADVAAAAAVAVAPQHTRNTSHHKIQIDDDRNELINNEEEEELSSIRL, from the exons ATGTCAACGAAAACGCGAACCGTTCCACAGCATGCAAGCCAGCAGTATACGAATCCCTCCTTCGAGCAGGAGGACGAGCCGGAGGAGGCGAGCAGCGGCGCAATGGATGCAACGGCTGcgagtggcagcaacaaagccaCCACCGCAGGCACGGTGACAGGCACGATGGGGACAACCGGCCTGGGCATGGATGTGGAGGCGTGTGGAGGGGGAGGCACGACATCACATCGCAAAGGTCACAG ACGACAGGAGTCCATGTATCAGATGACCGGACTCTATTCGGAGACGAATAGCGGCGACGACAGCAGCATCGATGCCGCCCAGGACAACAGTCATGTGAGCTTGGGCATTGGTGTTGCTGGGGGCGCGTTGGAGAGCAAGTGCCACAGTCGACAGCCGTCGGGGGCGGCGAGCAAGTGCCTCAATGCGGAGCGGCAGGAGCAGGAGGACGACGATGAGGAGCAGTATGGTGCGGGTGATTGCGGCATACTCAACTGTCGTCCATATGGCATACAGAGATTCGCCAGGATCAAGatctttgtgctgctgctgtcgctgctggtGATGATGCAGCAGGCGCTGAGCTCGGGCTACATCAACTCGGTGATTACGACCATTGAGAAGCGCTTCGAGATACCCTCCAGCTACTCGGGACTGATTGCCAGCAGCTATGAGATTGGCAATGTCATAACCGTTATCTTTGTTAGTTATTTGGGCAGTCGCCGGCATATTCCCGTGTGGATAGGCATAGGCGCTGTCATCATGGGCATTGGCTCGCTGGTGTTTATGGTGCCGCATTTTACGGGCGAACCCAATCCGGGCATTGCCATTAAGAATCTCAGCAGCGATAATATTTGCCGCAGCGCCTTGGTGCGTGACCAGGACATGGATTTGGGCAGACTCTCCAGTGGGCTGTCGCATCAGCCGCTGGCGCCGCATACGCTGCGTGAGGATAACTGCCTGGAGGGCAAGGCGTCCACAACGGGCCCAGTGCTGCTCTTTGTGCtcgcccagctgctgctcggcggcggcggcagtccGCTCTTCACGCTGGGCACCACCTATGTGGACGATCATGTGCGCACCGACAGCTCCTCCATGTACATTGGCTGCATGTACAGCATGGCGGCCTTTGGACCAGTGGTGGGCTTCCTCCTGGGCGCCTATCTGCTCTCCTTTCACATGGACTCGCTGTCCTCGACTATAATATCCATAA ctccTGGTGATCGTCGCTGGGTGGGCATGTGGTGGGGTGGCTTTCTGCTCTGTGGCGTTATTTTACTAGTGGTGGCCATACCGTTCTTTTCGTTTCCCAAAGTGCTCACACacgagaagaagaagataCGCAAGAGCAGCGTCGTCCAACAGGCTTTGCCCAACAACACAAGCGTCGCAGCCAACACCGATGAGCTGGGCAAGGTGCGCAAGGAAATTGTTGCCGTCACCAGCAAAGAGGAGGAGGCGTCAACGCCGCCTAAGGTGGATACAGGCTATGGCAAGGACATTAAAGACATACCACAATCCATGCTGCGTCTTGTAAAGAATCCTGTTTACATTGTCACCTGCCTGGGCGCCTGCATGGAGCTAATGATTGTGTCCGGCTTTGTTGTGTTTCTGCCCAAATATTTGGAAACGCAGTTTAGTTTGGGCAAAAGTCAGGCCAACATCTTTACCGGCTCCATTGCTGTGCCTGGCGCCTGCATTGGCATCTTCATTGGCGGCTGCATCTTGAAGCGTTTCCAGCTCAAACCCAAGGGCGCAGTGCAGTTTGTGCTTATAACCAATTTGCTCTGCCTTGTTTGCTATGCCATGTTGTTCTTTTTGGGCTGTGATAATCTCAAGATGGCAGGCACTACAATTCCTTACTACAACAAAGGCGCAGGCGCTGGACTGGAGCAGCCGTTTCAGGTGAATCTAACAGCGGCGTGCAACTTCGGCTGCGAGTGTCTCACAAGCGAAGTGGAGCCCGTTTGCGGCAACAATGGGTTAACCTACTTTAGCCCGTGTCATGCCGGCTGCACTgccttcagctccagctccaactaTACGGACTGTGCCT GTGTTCATGCtaatataagcagcagcatctaTCGCGGCGCTGGCGGCAGCCAAGCTCAAGCTTTGAGTGCCAATGAAAACTTTGCTGAGGTTACGGTTGTGCCAGTGGCTACAGCTGGTCCTTGTGCCACGCCCTGTCGCACTATTTATCCATTTCTTATACTGCTGTTCTTTATGACGTTTGTCGTTGCTTCCACGCAAATGCCGCTGCTCATGATTGTGCTGCGCTCAGTGTCCGAGGAGGAGCGCTCCTTTGCGCTGGGCATGCAGTTTGTAATCTTTCGCCTGTTTGGCTACATACCCGCGCCCATACTCTTTGGCAATCTCATTGACTCCACCTGCCTGCTGTGGAAGTCCAGCTGCGGCGAAAAGGGCGGACGCTGCTTGATCTATGACATAGAAAAGTTTCGCTATAA ATATGTGGGACTGTGTGCTGTGGTCAAGCTGGTGGCATTGGCTATATTTATGGTGGACTGGTGGCTGGTGCGCAGACGCAAGCAGCTGGACAAGACAAAGCCGCTGAATGCCAGTGATCCCATCATAGGCTCCATTATCAGTCTGGATAAGC TCTTTGAGGAGAAGCTATCGGGTGGCGAACCGCCTGGCGCCGTCTTTGTTAGCAGCGGCAATCGTGAGCTCATTATACCAACTGATATATTGCGCCACTCACGCAACGACTCACGCACTATGCAACTGGAGTACGG CTACGACAAATGCGGCCAGGCAGCAAACACTTGTCAACTGCCGCAGACCAAGTCAAAGAAACATTTCCGCAGCGCCTCGTGTGATGTCAAAATGATACGCAGCTTTGCCAAGGATCACAATGTGCCAGTTGCGCCGGGCGTTTTGAAGAAACTGCAAACGCATACGCGCAATCACTCCACAGATCTCAATGCTGCACACAAGACGCTGCGCGATGATCCAACACTGCCCATACGCTTTATACAGAATCAGCTGCGGCCACAGGACTGCGCTGAGGAGGATGACGACGATGAGCTTACCACCGGCTGTGGTCATTTTGTAAAGAAGCATTCACGCAATCATAGCTACGACCAGATCTATATGCCCAATAATATACGCTTCGATGCGGACTTCCTGCGACATCCGCATCATGGCAGCGCCAAAAAGAATGTCAATCTACTGAAGAATGTCGTCAGCAATGTGGACGCCAGCAAGCTTAAGAACTCGAACGAAACGGAGGCCAGCAGCGGCTCACGCACGCATTCGCGCAACAATTCCAAGGACTTGAATGTGCCAGAGACTGGACTCAGCATACTGCGACATCGACGCACCAACTCAAAGGAGCTTAACTATACAAcgctgccagcagccagcagcagcactgctgatgttgctgctgctgctgctgtcgctgtggcGCCGCAACATACGCGCAACACTTCGCAtcataaaatacaaatcgaTGATGATCGCAATGAGCTCATTAACaacgaggaggaggaggagctcAGCTCCATACGTCTGTAG
- the LOC108603351 gene encoding microtubule-associated tumor suppressor 1 homolog A yields the protein MDRSSSARQVLYAELAAVKAQNVKLEEENVLLHHRLNRVSSNEHTNASVHVEAKIQAFQMQEERDRVVENLQMHKKKYNKLHDAYLEKVKRCKALEEMFKRQKALTGLVMKSAIDQRNSEQQMLLEQRKSQQSQSSEVEQLQAKLAKMQQALDESYDIIDEMDFELESVDLLEVQNQRLRDELAQLKAEQAAAAAQTVEEDEDEPPPKYEAEAEACARGRQHVDADSCESCLRKDDADANTLERAAMTESLIQTVEAESNVLRRELLRSRQRIVRAKLDKMEAEDAAED from the exons ATGGATCGCTCATCATCTGCCAGGCAAGTGCTTTATGCAGAGCTAGCTGCAG TCAAAGCGCAAAATGTAAAACTGGAAGAGGAAAACGTACTGCTGCATCACAGACTGAATCGCGTCTCCTCAAATGAACATACAAACGCCAGTGTGCATGTGGAGGCAAAAATTCAGGCATTTCAAATGCAGGAAGAACGTGATCGAGTTGtagaaaatttgcaaatgcacaagaagaaatataataaactgcATGATGCGTATTTGGAAAAAGTAAAGCGTTGCAAGGCGCTGGAAGAAATGTTTAAGCGACAGAAAGCGCTTACAGGATTGGTAATGAAATCAGCTATAGATCAGCGCAATTCAG aacaacaaatgttgctggAGCAACGCAAATCACAGCAGAGCCAAAGCAGCGaagtggagcagctgcaagcaaagttGGCAAAAATGCAACAGGCGCTGGATGAGTCCTATGATATTATAGATGAAATGGACTTTGAGCTGGAGAGCGTGGATTTGCTAGAAGTGCAGAATCAAAGATTGCGCGATGAGCTAGCGCAGCTAAAAGCAGagcaggcggcagcagcagcgcaaacagTTGAAGAAGATGAAGATGAGCCACCGCCTAAATATGAAGCAGAAGCTGAAGCTTGTGCCAGAGGGCGTCAGCATGTGGACGCGGACAGCTGTGAGAGTTGCCTGAGAAAAGATGATGCTGATGCAAATACGCTGGAGCGCGCTGCCATGACAGAAAGC cTTATACAAACAGTTGAAGCGGAGAGCAATGTGCTGCGACGTGAACTGTTGAGATCGCGACAGCGCATTGTGCGCGCCAAGCTGGACAAAATGGAGGCAGAAGATGCTGCAGAagattaa
- the LOC108602765 gene encoding cuticle protein 8, whose translation MHTTLVILTVCCLLYAIGTDAGLIAGHPDELVSSPARYEFHYSVHDSHTGDVKDQFEHRRGDYVTGRYSLIEPNGQRRIVEYSADPLLGFNAQVSHEPLH comes from the exons ATGCATACTACTCTGGtaat CTTGACtgtctgctgcttgctttacGCTATTGGAACTGATGCTGGACTTATTGCTGGGCATCCAGATGAATTAGTTTCGAGTCCTGCGCGCTATGAGTTTCATTATTCGGTGCATGACAGCCATACGGGCGATGTGAAGGATCAGTTTGAGCATCGCCGTGGCGACTATGTCACAGGTCGTTATTCCCTAATTGAGCCGAATGGCCAGCGTCGCATTGTGGAGTACAGCGCTGATCCTTTGCTGGGCTTTAATGCGCAAGTTAGCCACGAGCcgctgcattaa
- the LOC108601600 gene encoding mitogen-activated protein kinase 7, which produces MNRYITLTQLGDGTYGTVVLGQRKDTGEKVAIKRMKRKYYSWEEAMNLREVKSLKKLSHPNIVKLKEVIRENDTLYFVFEYMKENLYQMIKDRETHLPEPELKSILFQVLTGLAFMHRHGFFHRDLKPENLLCSGPELIKIADFGLAREIRSRPPFTDYVSTRWYRAPEVLLHSTTYGSTIDLWAMGCIMAELYTFRPLFPGSSEVDQLFKICSVLGTPNKNDWPDGYRLASTIHFRYPDCVKVPLSSVVSRCSQNGLDLLEDLLAYDPEKRPTAQQCLKYPYFHALKRISPAAATKANVKLSSKYGNAAVLNTSVSNNVLPVQEKLQAVTELIHQSNNNNSNNNNNNINMNNNNGKHMYNAHKNVSMPRNYAPKLSFLSNGDLPGTEGLNLGLGQPQHPQQQPSEESINDIYLNRNISNLFGLPAAPVAPAQHPNVSFSNTSTRNGGAIYVNGGQLSYDTAHKNARNSNRLPAGAYYLHPRPDAKVYNLFSKVSATQAPPNLIVRQQQPQQLLHPPLEPSALINGAALRLSARSQVEPKVNPLKADDLDLILGSKLKTSAKRQRNAKANILLEDLFGQLSMDSDSDSKYPHTVPPTQQAKSGQATTNSSHNNATRDYFSERFLGTSSHKKKPMNHSLEVQNGSQTDSTNAENQNDSSSNDDECRFWPIRAQKAQAEKSAAFPWDETNKTEDEKLTAWMVAENGSLLENKF; this is translated from the exons ATGAATCGCTATATTACACTGACCCAATTGGGTGATGGCACCTACGGCACCGTTGTGCTTGGTCAGCGTAAGGATACGGGCGAAAAGGTGGCCATCAAGCGCATGAAGCGCAAATATTATTCCTGGGAGGAGGCCATGAATTTGCGCGAAGTGAAG tCGTTAAAGAAGCTCTCACACCCGAATATTGTTAAGCTCAAGGAGGTCATCAGGGAGAATGATACGTTGTACTTTGTATTTGAGTATATGAAGGAGAATCTATATCAAATGATTAAGGATCGTGAGACGCACTTGCCGGAGCCGGAGCTGAAGAGCATTCTCTTTCAG gTTTTGACCGGCTTGGCTTTTATGCATCGTCATGGCTTCTTTCATCGCGACTTGAAGCCGGAGAATCTGCTGTGCTCGGGGCCGGAGCTTATAAAGATCGCAGACTTTGGCCTGGCGCGTGAGATACGCTCACGACCCCCGTTTACGGATTATGTATCCACACGCTGGTATAGAGCGCCGGAGGTGCTGCTGCACTCCACCACCTATGGCAGCACCATAGATCTGTGGGCCATGGGCTGCATTATGGCTGAGCTGTATACGTTTCGGCCGCTGTTTCCAGGCAGCAGCGAGGTGGATCAGCTCTTCAAAATATGCTCTGTGCTGGGCACGCCCAACAAG AACGACTGGCCGGACGGTTATCGCTTGGCGTCCACGATACACTTTCGTTATCCGGATTGCGTCAAGGTGCCACTGAGCAGCGTCGTCAGTCGCTGCAGCCAAAATGGTTTGGATTTGCTGGAGGATCTGCTGGCGTATGATCCAGAGAAGCGGCCAACGGCACAGCAGTGCCTCAAGTATCCATATTTTCATGCGTTGAAACGCATTTCACCCGCAGCGGCCACCAAGGCGAATGTGAAGCTAAGCAGCAAATACGGCAATGCGGCTGTCCTAAATACAAGTGTGTCAAATAATGTGCTTCCGGTGCAGGAGAAACTTCAGGCGGTGACTGAGCTCATACatcagagcaacaacaataacagcaacaacaacaacaacaatataaatatgaacaataacaatggcaaGCATATGTACAATGCACATAAGAATGTCAGCATGCCACGCAATTATGCGCCCAAGCTTAGTTTTCTCAGCAATGGCGACTTGCCTGGCACTGAAGGCCTCAACCTGGGCCTGGGCCAACCACAAcacccgcagcagcagcccagcgAGGAGTCCATCAATGATATTTATCTCAACCGCAACATCTCAAATCTCTTTGGCTTGCCTGCCGCGCCCGTTGCGCCTGCGCAGCATCCAAATGTCTCCTTCAGCAACACGAGCACACGCAATGGAGGCGCGATCTATGTAAATGGCGGTCAACTTAGCTACGATACTGCGCATAAGAACgcgcgcaacagcaacagattgCCAGCGGGCGCTTATTATCTGCATCCGCGTCCAGATGCCAAGGTCTACAATCTGTTCTCCAAGGTGAGCGCCACCCAAGCGCCGCCCAATTTAATTGTGCGccaacaacagccgcagcagctgctgcatccGCCGCTGGAGCCGAGCGCTCTGATTAACGGCGCCGCCTTAAGATTGTCGGCGCGTTCTCAGGTGGAGCCCAAAGTAAATCCACTGAAAGCCGATGATCTGGATCTAATACTAGG TTCGAAACTGAAAACGTCCGCCAAGCGTCAGCGCAATGCCAAGGCCAACATACTGCTCGAGGATCTGTTTGGTCAGCTCTCGATGGACTCGGACAGCGATAGCAAGTATCCGCATACAGTGCCGCCCACGCAGCAGGCAAAGAGCGGCCAGGCGACAACGAACAGTTCACATAACAATGCTACACGCGATTACTTCAGTGAGCGCTTCTTGGGCACCAGCAGCCATAAGAAGAAGCCAATGAATCACAGTCTAGAGGTGCAGAATGGCAGTCAGACTGACTCGACGAATGC CGAAAACCAAAACGACTCCTCTTCAAATGATGATGAATGTCGCTTTTGGCCCATAAG AGCTCAAAAGGCGCAAGCTGAGAAAAGCGCTGCATTTCCCTGGGACGAGACCAATAAAACTGAGGATGAGAAATTAACCGCCTGGATGGTCGCCGAGAATG GCTCGTTGTTGGAAAACAAGTTTTAG
- the LOC108602830 gene encoding cuticle protein, whose product MFSLLSVFMLGVAAAAAIEYSPIYHAPAAIVKPILKTVEVEAPAHYQFSYAVHDDHTGDVKSQTESRKGDQVQGQYTLIDADGYLRTVDYTSDAHNGFNAVVRREPLGHKVVKAAKLVAPLPIAYAAPKLPLGLYH is encoded by the exons atgttctCA CTACTTTCCGTATTCATgttgggcgtggctgctgccgctgccattgaGTATAGCCCCATCTATCATGCACCTGCTGCCATTGTGAAGCCAATTCTGAAGACTGTCGAGGTGGAGGCGCCGGCTCACTACCAATTCAGCTATGCCGTGCATGATGATCACACTGGCGATGTCAAGAGCCAGACGGAGTCTCGCAAGGGCGATCAGGTGCAGGGCCAATACACGCTCATCGATGCCGATGGCTATTTGCGCACAGTTGACTACACCTCGGATGCGCATAACGGTTTCAATGCTGTAGTGCGTCGCGAGCCGCTGGGCCACAAGGTCGTCAAGGCTGCCAAGCTGGTGGCTCCCTTGCCCATTGCCTATGCGGCACCCAAGCTGCCATTGGGTCTGTACCACTAG